One Streptomyces sp. NBC_01237 genomic region harbors:
- a CDS encoding ROK family glucokinase — translation MGLTIGVDIGGTKIAAGVVDEEGRILSTFKVATPPTAEGIVDAICSAVAGASEGHDVEAVGIGAAGYVDDKRATVLFAPNINWRHEPLKDKVEQRVGLPVVVENDANAAAWGEYRFGAGQGHDDVICITLGTGLGGGIIIGNKLRRGRFGVAAEFGHIRVVPDGLLCGCGSQGCWEQYASGRALVRYARQRANATPENAAVLLALGDGTVEGIEGKHISEAARQGDPVAVDSFRELARWAGAGLADLASLFDPSAFIVGGGVSDEGELVLDPIRKSFRRWLIGGEWRPHAQVLAAQLGGKAGLVGAADLARQG, via the coding sequence ATGGGACTCACCATCGGCGTCGATATCGGCGGCACGAAGATCGCGGCTGGAGTGGTCGACGAAGAGGGCCGGATCCTCTCGACGTTCAAGGTGGCGACCCCGCCGACGGCCGAAGGCATCGTCGACGCGATCTGCTCGGCCGTGGCCGGCGCGAGCGAGGGGCACGACGTCGAGGCGGTCGGCATCGGTGCGGCCGGATACGTCGACGACAAGCGCGCCACCGTGCTGTTCGCGCCCAACATCAACTGGCGCCACGAGCCGCTCAAGGACAAGGTCGAGCAGCGCGTCGGCCTGCCGGTCGTCGTCGAGAACGACGCCAACGCCGCGGCCTGGGGCGAATACCGCTTCGGCGCCGGGCAGGGCCACGACGACGTCATCTGCATCACGCTGGGCACCGGCCTCGGCGGCGGCATCATCATCGGCAACAAGCTGCGCCGCGGCCGCTTCGGCGTGGCCGCCGAGTTCGGCCACATCCGGGTCGTCCCGGACGGCCTGCTCTGCGGCTGCGGCAGCCAGGGCTGCTGGGAGCAGTACGCCTCCGGCCGCGCGCTCGTCCGGTACGCCAGGCAGCGCGCCAACGCCACCCCGGAGAACGCCGCCGTCCTGCTCGCGCTCGGCGACGGCACCGTGGAGGGCATCGAGGGCAAGCACATCAGCGAGGCCGCCCGGCAGGGCGACCCGGTGGCCGTCGACTCGTTCCGCGAGCTGGCCCGCTGGGCCGGCGCCGGACTCGCCGACCTCGCCTCGCTCTTCGACCCGTCCGCGTTCATCGTCGGCGGCGGCGTCTCGGACGAGGGCGAACTCGTCCTGGACCCGATCCGCAAGTCGTTCCGGCGCTGGCTGATCGGCGGCGAGTGGCGCCCGCACGCCCAGGTCCTCGCGGCCCAACTGGGCGGCAAGGCCGGTCTGGTGGGCGCGGCCGACCTGGCCCGCCAGGGCTGA
- a CDS encoding DUF5304 domain-containing protein, with amino-acid sequence MSEATDRPVDGDAWADACAEDLAAEKARRRAEYGPPPGSAAEELRRLVDAVADKVASLQSPLLGVAAQGAVQQVIRQAKTAVEPVIERNPDLFDHLAAAGNELLAAYRSAVEGQESRWTRSTEGAGGADSAAGTSKKAAEDPSDPRDEGPSGSEHIDLD; translated from the coding sequence ATGAGTGAAGCCACCGATCGTCCCGTCGACGGCGACGCGTGGGCCGATGCCTGCGCCGAGGACCTGGCAGCCGAGAAGGCCCGCCGCCGCGCCGAGTACGGCCCGCCGCCCGGCTCCGCCGCCGAGGAACTGCGCAGACTGGTCGACGCCGTGGCCGACAAGGTCGCCTCGCTCCAGTCGCCGCTGCTCGGCGTGGCGGCCCAGGGTGCCGTGCAGCAGGTCATCCGGCAGGCGAAGACGGCCGTCGAGCCCGTCATCGAGCGCAACCCGGACCTCTTCGACCACCTCGCGGCGGCGGGCAACGAGCTGCTGGCCGCCTACCGCTCGGCCGTCGAGGGCCAGGAGAGCCGCTGGACCCGGTCCACGGAGGGCGCCGGGGGCGCCGACAGTGCCGCCGGCACGTCGAAGAAGGCGGCCGAGGACCCGTCCGACCCGAGGGACGAGGGCCCCTCCGGGAGCGAACACATCGACCTGGACTGA
- a CDS encoding ArsA family ATPase translates to MRTVLVTGSGGAGRTTVAAATALAAARSGRRTLLISADAIPSFPTGTEPTEVTDHLHSARIDSGAHFRGELLELQDRASGVLDLLGANRLDGEELTELPGSAPLALLHTLRRAAEGDWASPEGGYDVLVVDLPPLREALALLALPEQLRRYLRRLLPQERQAARALRPMLAQLAGVPMPAQWLYEAAARKDAELAAVQALIEDRATTVRLVAEPGPAAEDALRAARTGLALHGLRADALVAARVLPRHSCDPWFADLAAQQDKCLDHWRADWAPGTPVCEAPHLGRDPRGLDDLDALGLTGPDDRTPGRAEHPWWIEEAPAGSDGDRELVWCLPLPGAAKTDLRLVRRGDELLLTVGPFHRILRLDSGLRRCTVAGAALSDGVLRVRFTPDPALWPRTS, encoded by the coding sequence GTGCGTACGGTCCTGGTCACCGGCTCCGGCGGCGCAGGCCGTACCACCGTCGCGGCGGCGACCGCGCTGGCAGCCGCCCGCAGCGGCCGCCGCACCCTCCTGATCTCCGCCGACGCCATCCCCTCCTTCCCCACCGGTACGGAACCCACCGAGGTCACCGACCACCTGCACAGCGCCCGCATCGACTCCGGCGCCCACTTCCGCGGCGAACTCCTCGAACTCCAGGACCGGGCCTCGGGCGTCCTCGACCTCCTCGGCGCCAACCGGCTGGACGGCGAGGAACTCACCGAGCTGCCCGGCAGCGCACCGCTCGCCCTCCTGCACACCCTGCGCCGCGCGGCCGAGGGCGACTGGGCGTCACCCGAGGGCGGCTACGACGTCCTCGTCGTCGACCTGCCACCCCTGCGCGAGGCGCTCGCCCTCCTCGCCCTGCCGGAGCAGCTGCGCCGCTATCTGCGCCGCCTGCTGCCCCAGGAGCGGCAGGCCGCCCGCGCGCTGCGCCCGATGCTCGCCCAGCTCGCCGGGGTCCCGATGCCCGCCCAGTGGCTGTACGAGGCGGCCGCCCGCAAGGACGCCGAGCTGGCCGCGGTCCAGGCACTGATCGAGGACCGCGCGACGACGGTCCGGCTGGTCGCCGAACCGGGCCCGGCCGCCGAGGACGCCCTGCGCGCCGCCCGTACCGGCCTGGCCCTGCACGGACTGCGCGCCGACGCCCTGGTGGCCGCCCGGGTGCTGCCCCGGCACTCCTGCGACCCCTGGTTCGCCGACCTCGCGGCCCAGCAGGACAAGTGCCTGGACCACTGGCGCGCCGACTGGGCCCCCGGCACCCCCGTGTGCGAGGCACCCCACCTCGGCCGCGACCCGCGGGGCCTCGACGACCTCGACGCCCTCGGCCTCACCGGGCCGGACGACCGGACACCGGGCCGGGCGGAGCACCCCTGGTGGATCGAGGAAGCCCCCGCCGGGAGCGACGGCGACCGGGAGCTCGTCTGGTGCCTGCCGCTGCCCGGAGCCGCCAAGACCGATCTCCGGCTCGTCCGCCGCGGCGACGAACTGCTGCTCACCGTCGGCCCGTTCCACCGGATCCTGCGCCTCGACTCCGGACTCCGGCGCTGCACCGTCGCGGGAGCGGCACTCAGCGACGGCGTACTGCGTGTCCGGTTCACCCCCGACCCGGCCCTCTGGCCGCGCACCTCCTGA
- a CDS encoding SRPBCC family protein yields the protein MAEHTSSSITIEAAPADVMGVIADFARYPEWTGEVKEAEVLATDDRGRAERVRLVLDAGAIKDDHVLAYTWTGENEVSWSLVKSQMLRALDGTYALAPIGGGDRTEVTYRLAVDVKIPLLGMIKRKAEKVIIDRALAGLKKRVESVPQG from the coding sequence ATGGCTGAACACACCAGCTCGAGCATCACGATCGAGGCGGCACCGGCCGACGTCATGGGTGTGATCGCCGACTTCGCCCGCTACCCGGAGTGGACCGGCGAGGTGAAGGAGGCCGAGGTGCTGGCCACCGACGACCGCGGCCGCGCCGAGCGGGTCCGGCTGGTCCTGGACGCCGGAGCGATCAAGGACGACCATGTCCTCGCCTACACCTGGACCGGCGAGAACGAGGTCAGCTGGAGCCTGGTGAAGTCCCAGATGCTGCGGGCCCTGGACGGTACGTACGCCCTGGCGCCCATCGGCGGCGGCGACCGCACCGAAGTCACCTACCGGCTCGCGGTCGACGTCAAGATCCCGCTCCTGGGCATGATCAAGCGCAAGGCGGAGAAGGTCATCATCGACCGCGCCCTGGCCGGTCTGAAGAAGCGCGTCGAGTCCGTCCCGCAGGGCTGA
- a CDS encoding metallophosphoesterase family protein, whose product MRGSEPDGRGTSARRTTRVHVVSDVHGNTEALARAGDGADALVCLGDLVLFLDYADHSRGIFPDLFGKENADRIVELRTARRFEEAREFGRELWAGRDRNTAILGAVRKQYAALFAAFPTPTYATYGNVDIPSLWPEYAGPGTTVLDGERVEIGGRVFGFVGGGLKTPMNTPYEISDEEYAAKVEALGPVDVLCSHIPPEVPELTYDTVARRFERGSPALLDAIRRTRPRYALFGHVHQPLVRRMRIGVTECVNVGHFASTGKPWALTW is encoded by the coding sequence ATGCGAGGCAGCGAACCGGACGGTCGGGGCACCAGCGCGCGGCGCACCACGCGCGTGCACGTGGTGAGTGATGTGCACGGCAACACCGAAGCGCTGGCCCGCGCCGGAGACGGCGCCGACGCCCTGGTCTGCCTGGGTGACCTGGTCCTCTTCCTCGACTACGCCGACCATTCGCGCGGCATCTTCCCCGACCTCTTCGGGAAGGAGAACGCGGACCGCATCGTCGAGCTGCGCACCGCACGGCGCTTCGAGGAGGCCCGCGAGTTCGGCCGCGAGCTCTGGGCCGGCCGGGACCGCAACACCGCGATCCTCGGTGCTGTGCGCAAGCAGTACGCCGCCCTGTTCGCGGCCTTCCCCACCCCGACGTACGCCACCTACGGCAACGTCGACATCCCCTCCCTCTGGCCCGAGTACGCGGGCCCGGGCACCACCGTCCTGGACGGCGAGCGCGTCGAGATCGGCGGCCGGGTCTTCGGCTTCGTCGGCGGTGGGCTGAAGACCCCGATGAACACCCCGTACGAGATCAGTGACGAGGAGTACGCCGCCAAGGTCGAGGCGCTCGGCCCGGTCGACGTGCTCTGCTCGCACATCCCGCCCGAGGTGCCGGAGCTGACGTACGACACCGTCGCGCGCCGCTTCGAACGCGGCAGCCCGGCCCTCCTGGACGCCATCCGCAGGACCCGCCCCCGGTACGCGCTCTTCGGCCATGTTCACCAGCCCCTGGTGCGCCGGATGCGGATCGGCGTCACCGAATGCGTCAACGTCGGGCACTTCGCCTCGACCGGGAAGCCCTGGGCCCTCACCTGGTGA